A stretch of Cryptococcus neoformans var. neoformans JEC21 chromosome 10 sequence DNA encodes these proteins:
- a CDS encoding expressed protein, with product MVTFAQGGEATAAVDMVASIPVNIKKELRFSCLLKPYLVLLDAAVQKGRKTWETLVENASVTQDLPPAWRLKVMEIDERSPFSRHDGSLVGEYNSAGVCLGLPKRIDRPVYSHPDMRDDARRKVLFGDSTHDVRKKTDGDVCSKYFDTWLADVGRTGGIAGMWCPHGICLGYHIMLTAEGRNDFFSMLRCFRKTAPKIVIYDYACHLGPLHYPRSDLL from the exons ATGGTTACCTTTGCCCAAGGAGGCGAAGCCACTGCAGCAGTCGACATGGTCGCTTCAATCCCGGTTAACATTAAGAAAGAGTTGAGGTTTTCGTGCCTACTTAAACCATATCTTGTGCTGCTCGACGCTGCTGTGCAGAAGGGTCGCAAGACATGGGAAACTTTAGTCGAAAACGCTTCTGTGACACAGGATCTTCCTCCAGCATGGCGACTCAAGGTGATGGAAATAGATGAGAGAAGTCCCTTTTCCAGGCATGATGGATCTCTTGTAGGAGAGTACAACTCTGCTGGCGTATGCCTCGGCCTTCCTAAAAGGATCGATCGGCCAGTCTATTCTCATCCCGACATGCGGGATGACGCCAGGAGAAAGGTGCTATTTGGAGACTCAACACATGATGTTCGGAAGAAGACCGATGGTGATGTCTGTTCAAAATATTTTGATAC ATGGCTTGCTGACGTCGGTCGGACTGGTGGTATAGCAGGGATGTGGTGTCCTCATGGCATCTGTCTCGGTTATCACATCATGCTCACGGCTGAAGGACGTAACGACTTCTTCTCGATGTTACGTTGTTTTCGAAAAACAGCTCCGAAG ATTGTCATCTACGATTATGCCTGCCATCTGGGACCGTTGCACTATCCGCGATCCGACCTTCTTTAG
- a CDS encoding poly(A)-specific ribonuclease, putative: MLPPPKSAAVQIVRPPSPSSEKAKEKEKKHSPEKRETAQRICRNVMIYGYCKYQDQGCIYYHPPAGADPSTPQNSSPVAHAPTPSAPTPLAGTPAREKPTLSIEHLAAPVFVPKGLDSSPRASTPSVPTPSAPTPPVWPSLPSTGLLPRQDVQVSAQPSHAQLSATASPMAYDDPSHIALSAAHAHAQAQALTHGILDPHAHAPPVDQSMYLPPRQPLDYNLYAAPLPSIGGNPLYPTHPHAFFVSDDLRRAIQAKQEAVYAGANGASAPGLPQELGVYHSLIPLPLPAPTAQCPPTQSQPSKVYGLPSPVYRATSEVDGNTYCLRRVEGFKLVNQLAFASMDTWRRMRHPNIVGLKEAFTTKTFGDNSLIMVYDYHPLSTTLYDEYLSPNPPEPSPASALANQPPKRRSSPPERILWSYVTQIANALKAIHSSGLAVRNLDASKILLTGKNRIRLNGCGVWDVLAFDNKTPVQAFQQEDLLSFGKLIISLTCDFFQPTLPFSLPLEHISRHYSSDLSNLILYLISKPAQGQIKSIDEVVKMMGPRILNELDAVQSYADVLENELGAEVENGRIVRLLTKLGFINERAEFELDPRWSDTGDRYILKLFRDYVFHSVGVDGKPILDLSHVLVCLNKLDAGLDERVMLVSRDDQSCLVVSYREIKHCIEAAFNELKNAGNNHRVHR; this comes from the exons ATGCTGCCTCCGCCCAAGTCAGCCGCGGTGCAGATCGTCCGTCCACCGTCGCCGTCGTcggagaaggccaaggagaaggagaagaaacacTCCCCGGAGAAGCGGG AAACTGCCCAGAGGATATGCCGCAATGTCATGATCTACGG CTACTGCAAGTACCAGGACCAGGGT TGCATCTACTACCATCCGCCC GCTGGAGCAGACCCATCCACGCCCCAGAACAGCAGCCCAGTCGCCCACGCCCCGACGCCCTCCGCCCCCACCCCTCTCGCCGGCACTCCAGCCAGAGAGAAGCCGACCTTGAGCATCGAACATCTCGCCGCTCCCGTATTCGTTCCAAAGGGTCTTGACTCCTCTCCCAGAGCAAGCACTCCAAGCGTACCGACCCCCAGCGCCCCCACGCCTCCCGTCTGGCCGTCCCTTCCCTCGACGGGACTTTTACCTCGCCAGGACGTCCAGGTGTCCGCCCAGCCGAGCCATGCCCAGCTGAGTGCTACGGCGTCCCCGATGGCATACGATGATCCCTCGCATATCGCGCTCTCTGCCGCCCATGCCCACGCCCAGGCTCAAGCGCTGACGCACGGTATCCTTGACCCGCACGCCCATGCACCTCCCGTCGACCAGAGCATGTACCTCCCACCTCGTCAACCGCTCGATTACAATCTCTACGCAGCACCGCTCCCGAGCATCGGTGGGAATCCGCTTTACCCAACTCACCCGCACGCGTTCTTCGTGAGCGATGATTTGAGAAGAGCGATCCAGGCGAAGCAGGAGGCTGTCTATGCAGGGGCGAATGGCGCTTCCGCGCCCGGGCTGCCGCAAGAACTGGGCGTGTATCACTCTCTCATTCCACTCCCCCTCCCCGCGCCTACCGCCCAATGCCCCCCTACCCAATCCCAGCCCTCAAAAGTATACGGCCTGCCCTCCCCCGTCTACCGCGCGACTTCTGAGGTGGACGGGAATACGTATTGTCTGCGAAGGGTGGAGGGGTTCAAGTTGGTCAATCAGCTTGCATTTGCATCGATGGATACCTGGAGACGGATGAGGCATCCAAACATCGTCGGGCTAAAGGAAGCGTTTACAACAAAAACCTTTGGTGATAACTCGTTAATCATGGTGTATGATTACCACCCTCTGTCTACAACCCTCTACGACGAATACCTCTCACCCAATCCCCCGGAACCATCTCCCGCTTCCGCCCTCGCTAACCAACCTCCCAAACGACGTTCATCACCGCCCGAGCGGATTCTCTGGTCCTATGTCACCCAAATCGCCAACGCCCTCAAGGCAATCCACAGTTCCGGCCTCGCCGTGCGGAACCTCGATGCGAGCAAGATTTTGTTGACTGGGAAGAACAGGATCAGGTTGAATGGTTGTGGGGTGTGGGACGTGTTGGCGTTTGATAACAAAACCCCTGTGCAGGCATTCCAACAAGAAGATTTGCTCTCTTTTGGGAAACTCATCATTTCCCTCACTTGCGACTTTTTCCAACCTAcacttcctttttcccttccgcTCGAACATATTTCCAGACACTACTCCTCCGATCTCAGTAATCTCATACTGTACCTGATCAGCAAGCCGGCACAGGGGCAAATCAAGAGTATCGATGAGGTGGTCAAGATGATGGGGCCTAGGATATTAAACGAGCTGGATGCTGTTCAGAG CTATGCAGATGTGTTGGAGAATGAGTTGGGGGCCGAAGTAGAGAATGGACGTATCGTAAGATTGTTGACCAAATTGGGTTTCATCAATGAACGAGCAGA GTTTGAATTGGACCCCCGTTGGTCTGATACGGGCGACAGATACATCCTCAAACTTTTCAGGGATTATGTCTTTCACAGCGTCGGAGTGGATGGAAAGCCAATTTTGGACCTTAGTCATGTGTTGGTTTGTTTGAACAAG TTGGATGCCGGTTTGGACGAAAGGGTCATGCTCGTCTCACGGGATGACCAAAGTTGTCTTGTCGTTAGCTATAGAGAAATTAAGCATTGTATTGAGGCTGCTTTCAA CGAGCTGAAGAATGCGGGTAATAACCACCGAGTTCACCGATAG
- a CDS encoding deoxyhypusine synthase, putative, with protein sequence MSADPHQNVIFPSEEIPEDAIDVKGPDFNKPIDLEALLKSYETIGFQATGLARAIRVVDEMRKRRTDPDEPLTLFIGYTSNLISSGLREILKFLAQHKLVDCFVTTAGGVEEDFIKCLGKTILGDFHLDGAGLRKKGLNRIGNLLVPNSNYCAFEDWVVPILDKMVEEQEEQGVKWSPSSVIRRLGKEINNEDSVYYWCYKNDIPVFCPALTDGSLGDMLYFHTYKSSPLQLNIDIVADIRRLNDMSVKSKKAGMIILGGGVCKHQIANAMLFRNGADYAVYINTGQEYDGSDSGARPDEAVSWGKIRAGAESVKVYADATLVFPLVVAATFGRAHWAEQGEKAA encoded by the exons ATGTCTGCCGACCCACACCAGAACGTTATTTTCCCCTCGGAAGAAATCCCAGAAGATGCTATAGACGTCAAAGGCCCCGATTTCAACAAGCCAATCGACCTGGAAGCGCTGCTGAAGAGTTACGAGACGATCGGGTTCCAGGCGACGGGTTTGGCTAGAGCGATCCGGGTGGTCGATGAAATG AGAAAACGCCGTACCGACCCGGATGAACCGCTCACCCTCTTCATTGGCTATACCTCCAACCTCATCTCATCAGGTCTCCGTGAAATCCTCAAGTTTCTCGCTCAACACAAGCTCGTGGATTGTTTTGTGACAACGGCCGGGggtgtggaggaagatttTATAAAATGTTTGGGAAAGACGATCTTGGGAGACTTTCATTTGGATGGTGCGGGAttaaggaagaaggg GCTGAACAGAATAGGAAATCTGCTCGTCCCCAACTCTAACTACTGTGCATTTGAAGACTGGGTTGTACCCATCTTGGACAAGATGGTCGAGGAGCAGGAAGAACAAGGTGTCAAGTGGAGTCCTAGCTCTGTCATCCGTCGATTGGGCAAGGAGATTAATAATGAGGACAGTGTTTACTATTGGTGCTACAAG AATGATATCCCAGTTTTCTGTCCGGCCCTCACAGACGGTTCTTTAGGCGATATGCTGTACTTTCACACGTACAAGTCATCCCCTCTCCAACTGAACATTGACATTGTGGCCGATATCAGACGGCTGAACGATATGAGCGTCAAGTCAAAAAAGGCTGGTATGATCATCCTTGGTGGAGGTGTCTGCAAGCACCAAATTGCAAATGCAATGCTGTTT AGGAATGGTGCCGATTACGCGGTGTACATTAACACCGGCCAGGAG TACGACGGTTCAGATTCTGGTGCTCGACCTGATGAAGCAGTATCATGGGGTAAGATCCGTGCTGGTGCCGAGAGTGTCAAG GTGTACGCAGATGCGACGTTGGTGTTCCCGTTGGTGGTGGCTGCGACATTTGGCAGGGCGCACTGGGCGGAGCAAGGGGAGAAGGCAGCGTAG